The window TTCGGGGAGTGTAAAAATGCATCTGTGTTTGTCGAGGGGGCAGACCTTTGGTGAGACTTGAAAATCCcacagaagtgtgtgtgtgtttgtgtgcactCTAATTTAAGGTAGGTTTTTCCTAGTCTCGGTCCATCAGCAAAGGTAAATTGGACGTCCTCAAGTCTAAAATGAGTTTACAGTTGTTTCTTGGTAAGTCAGCATCTCCAGCCAGCTGAGATGTATTAATAACCTCTCCTCCACGTGTAAACAGTCTCGCCTTGCTCTGGAACTTGGGCTAATgctgaattatattttttcctgtgcaatGAGTGCTTTAAATGttcatttcttaatttattgCTTGCATAGCAGGAGTGCCTGGCAAGGAGtctcagggctgcagccccgtcCCCGGGAGCTGCTGAGGGAAGCTCGGGCAGGCGCCTGCGGCTGGTGGCGCGCTCCCGCAGCAGAGCTTCAGGGCCGGTCGCAGCGCTCTCAGTCCATGGAAAACATCTTAGAAAACGTGTGGGGCAAACACCCGTGGGCTCGGAGGTGCCTTAAGTGATTCATTGGGCTCTACAAACAGTGTGGAAggagggtggggtggggtggggtgggggttaATGTGGGAGAAACCAGTCTTGGAGAGAGCCAAACCTAGGAGCCAGACCATAAATGCAGCATTTGGTGTCTGTCATACGAGCTTTGTTCCTTGTCAAAGCAGCCTTGCTCCACCATGCTTCAGATGGATAGGAGTGACCTTCAGAAATAGCTGTgctaatgtttattttatcagGACCCAGCTTCGAACCAGAGGAGCTGGTTATTTTTAAACCAGGCATTGAGCAGCTTGAAGCCTGgctcagcagagctgtgtgtaACAAATGCTCTTTAAAGTAAGGCTGTGCATCATCCCTGGCTCTGAGCAATATTCCTGACAAGGGAAagcagcgtggggctggtgcCTGTTAACCCCTGTGTGGCACCGCTGCTCCTCGGGGCTGAACTCTGCGGCTCCCGGCCCAGACGCTCCgcggtgctgggggctggcttCAGATCCACTGCTGGCTCTCCTGGTTGTGGGAGGACAAAATCCCCATCCCATGGATGCCAGAGCTCCCGTCTGGTTTGTGCACGGTGGGGTGGGCACTCCCCATCTctgctggagccagctggaCCCGCGGGACCGTGCTGATGGGCTTCTCCAGCgcgctgcagggcagagcctggccttAGGCTCCAGCAGGAGATGGAGCTTGGCCGCTGCCCCCGTAGCGCAGCGCAAGCATCCAGCAGCCCTGGCCCGGCCAAGAGCTGTACCGTGCAGAAGGTATTCCTGTAATTTCCTCTGCGGGgtttttctctgctgcaatTTACCCCCCGCGGCACGTGCTGCTGGGAGCCACGCGATGGGTGCAGGCGAGCTGCAGGGCCCTGGCCGTGGTGCAGCCCCGATGGCCCTGGGAGCCGGGGAAGGCAGCGTGCAGCAAAGCTCCGAACTGAATCCCCAGCGTTGGCGCTGGGCTGGACATGGATGCGGAGAAGCCTGGCGGAGGTCAGGGCTTCacccccacctgccccagcacTGGGCGAGGACCTGCTGGGTGCCTCCCTGGGGAAAGGATGCTTGAGAGCCAGGTCTGGCTTTAGAAGTGAAAAATAGAGTTTTTATTCAGTGCTTGCATAGTTAATTCATGTAAAGGTAACGTCCCATTCCTCACCACACAGTCTCTGCAGTGACAGGAACGGTTGTTAAAGCAAATAACCTGCTTTACCTATGCAGTAGGGCTCTATGCAGTATGTATTTATATAGCCATAAATAGGTTTATGCTATATGCCTATATAGCATATAAGCAGCCTTGTGCTCACAGTATACAATCTTTTCTCTACCAAATTGCATTCAGAGCGTTTTAACTGGCACGTGTGAACGCTGCTGCTGCGCGATCAGTGCTGGAGAAGATTGTCTTTCTATTGTTTGCTTTATAAAATGCGCTCTGCGTCCCAGGGGTATGTTTAGAGCTGCAGAAAAGGGAGCGAGCCTCGCTGCCGCCTGGCTGCTGCGGGAGGGGGCCCCAGGGCTCCCCCGCGCCCCGAGCCGGGGTGGGCGGATGGGGACGCTTCCACCTCCGTGTGGTGAGggagaggcggggggggggggggctcagcccctgctccccggggaACTCAGCCGGGGTTATCGCTGTTATCCTGCCTGGGCCGTGTCGAtgcctgccccttccccacgGTGCGGGGTTGGCAGCACTGGCCGAGGCCAGTGGCTGGAGGGGGGCTCGGTGGGCACCAGGGTGGTGGGCAGCGGGTGggcggctgctgcaggagcccctggcccctctgccctgctcccctcctgctgcctcccccacAGCACTGAGCGCTCCCGGGCAGGAGCGTGGCACTGCAGCCTTGGGGTGGCTCGGGCAGGGTTTTGCAGTCGTTCTGTGGGTCCGCAGCATCGTCCTGGGCTGAGCTGAGGGGGGCCGGCCAGCCCtcgctgcagcagggaggcaggggctCGGTGTGAGGGGTGGCGACGGCCTGCAGGGGGGACAGGGCCCCTCACTTGGGCAGGGGTGCGATGATGACATTGCGGTAGCCCTTCACCCCCGTCAGCTTGTCGCTCTCGAAGTCCACCATCAGCTTGCGCAAGCCCGCCTGGCGCGGCACGAAATCCAGCCTGAACTTGGCCTCGGCCTGGGGCTCGACAGGGTCCTcgctgtggggcggggggggggggtcagcggggTACGGACCTCCCCGTGCCGCCACCTGCCCCGTGCTGGTGCTGACACAGGGCAGTGGCGGTGCTGTGGGACCCACGGGACCCCCTGTGGCACGGCTGAGCCCCCACGCCCCCGACCAGCTCAGCCCCCCTCTCCCACGATGTCCGTGTGGAGCTGGGCCCCAGGCAGCCTCTCCTGGAGGCTCCAGGTGcaacccccccacacccccccggGCCCCTTCCCCACTGCCCGGCTGGGGAACGGGAGGGAATGGGAGGGAAAGGCTCTTACAGCTCCTTGATCCTCTGCCCTTCGGTGAGGCCAGCTCCCTCCACCACGAACACGCAGTTGTTCAGCGGGACTGCGAGGGGGTTCACCAGCGTGATCTCTGCCACCAGCTTCCGATTCTGCATCGGCTCCCCTAAAACCTGCGAGTAAAGGGCACTGAGCCACCCGGCAGCGCTGTGCAAGCACCGGCGTGCTGGGACTGTCTCAGCCCCGCTCCCTGGGACCGACCCTCCCGGGGCCGAGCCCTCACCCTGATCTTGATCTCCGGATTCTGGATGTAGATGTCCCTCATGGCCAGCACAACGTCACCCGTCTCGTACTCGGTCAGGAGGGCCACCACCTTGATGATGTTGTCCTGGGTCAGGCACGGCCCGTACTTCTCGTAGAGGATGCGCAAGGGCACGCTCTGCACTGGGAGGCGAAGCAGAGCAGGGTCAGCGCTTGCCCCCTGAGCCCAGCACGCACCGGGGAAGGTTGGATTAAGGCTTTCGAACGCTGCTCCCatccagcccaggcagcaggctcaggagcagctTTGCAGGCACCCAGAGGAGCTGCTAAGTGCCCAGCACTGGTGCTGGGGGAGGTTTTGCAAGTGTGAAGGTGCCTGCAGGGCAAAGGCAGCGCCCCGCTTCCCTTCGCggcagggagagcagccccgTCCCTTATTCGCTTAACAAACAGCACACGGCTGACTGCTGCATTTGTTATGGGCCCCATTAGGAGATCAGAGCTTGGCTCAGGCTAAAAATAAGTCTGTTCCAGCACATCAGCTGTACTACATCTCCAGGCCCTGAAGGTTTGTAGAAAAATGATCTAAATCTAAACTGTTTAATTACCAGGCAGCAATGTTAATTTGTAACAACCGCAAACCAAGGTTCAGTTTTTCTGTGTGCTGGGCTGGTGCCAGGACAGCTCAGGGGCCAAAATAACGTGAGgatgggagcaggaggagggctgggaatGTCAGCGCTGCGGGCAGCAGCGGGGGACTGCGGCGCTGGGCACTgggccccccggcccggggaTGGCCGTAACGGAGCCGGCCGGGGCCAGGCACTGCCCTCCCTGGGGGAAATcctgcacagccctgggggAGAAGCCACGGCCTCCACTGTGCAATCTCGCACCGAGCGGTACGAGGGGGACGTGATGAGTGTGGTGCAGCCCTGGGAGGAGAGCCCTGCCTATAGCACGGCTTGCTTCCTCCGCATAAAGAATGCGAGAGCAGTAACTTTTGTCCTGCTCTAAATGCAtttccagccccctgcctgaGTAATGTTCTTTATCCTTTCATCAAAGATTAAAAACCCACGGTGGTAAATAAATAAGGACAAAACCCCCGAAGGAGGCATCGATCACCGTGCAGCCGTGTGACAGCGCTGCAGCTCGCACAGGCTCCCGTGTGCGGCGCGGTTTGCGCTGGGACGTGCCCGTGGGATATCTGCCCCCCACTCTGCCAGCCCGTCCCAAGCGGGGCCTTAACGCCGCCGTGATAACATGGGATCAAACAAAGCTCAAAGCGCTGCACTGCGCCAGCCCCAGTGTGGAGCTGGTGACCCTCCGGGTGGTTGTATAACGCGGGTGGGTACAACGTGTGCAGGGTCAGGCAGTGCTCCCAGCAGGCTGGAAAAGCCAGGGGTGGGAGAGCTGCAGGCGAAACCCTGCCCATGGCTCACGCTTCGTGTGCTGGGGGCTAGCGTAGGCACCCAGGGCCTCGTAGCGGCTTGGGGCCTTGCGCGTGCCTGCAGCGGTTTCTGCTTGTCCCGCTGTGCCCTGGCGGGCGTCCAGGGACGAGGTTTGCACAGGCATTATTTTTGCTCAAGCCATTGTGTGCAGAAAGCGTGCGGTTGGCAGCTGggatgaagaatttcctctttgGGAGGCTGCCAGCATGGACTTGGAGCTGGCAGCTCCCTCAGGCGGGGTGCGAGCGCTGCAGGCATGGCGAGGCTCTGCCGGGTGGCACAGCCACCCCTGCCCGGCACCGCCGCCTcaccgcagccccgcggccctGTCTGAGCCTGGGAACACCGCTGAGCTCGGCGCCGGCATGGCTCTTACCCGTGCGGGGCCCGAGGGTGAGGTTGAGCAGGTCCTTCATGCCGCACTGCGGGCCCACCGTGCCGTTGTAGCTGGCGGTGCGAGCGCACAGCATGAGCCTGCACACGCGCTCCGTGTCCGTGTCATTGCTGATGACGGCGAAGACGTCGAAGTCGGAGCCGTTGTTCGCGCCCTCCGACAGCTTGATCTTGACGTGCAGCCCCTCGTCGCCCTCGCTGAGGGAGCTCTTCTCGTGCTCTGCCTTGGCAAacacttctctctccttttcagaCCCTGGGGTGCAAGAAAAACATCCCGTTagcggggaggcagcggggccggcTCTGGCTGGTGCTCACCCTCCTTGCTGGAGCCGTCTTGGCGTGGCTGCTGCGCTAATGCAATGTCCCCCCCGACCCCTGACGGCTGCCCCgtccctcctggctgcccccGTACCCTCCGGGTACTTGTAGTTGTGGGTGATGTCCTCGcggctgtccctgcccacgcTCTTGGTGCTGATGTTCTTCCCCACCACCGAGGAGTGCGTGCTCTTCCTCTGTGAGCCGTCGCGCTGCACGATCCAGTACACCACGTCGGCGTTCACCTCCGCGAAGATGAAGGGGATGTCGTACTTCATCTGCAGGTCGCCCTCCTTGATGGCCTTGACGGGGGCCGGCCCGCAGCAGTAAACCCCTGCGGGGAGCGGGGTCGCTGCTATTGCCCGGGACCCGGAGGGGAGACCCCACCGGCCCCCGCTGAGCGCAGGgcgcggggagggcagggagggcagacgGCCGCCTCGCACCTTCGCTCTTTTCCTGGGGGGTCGGGTCCAGCGCCTGCCACCCGTCATAGCCAGGTGCCAGGTCCGGCCGGGACATCCAGGATTCAACCCAGCAGTGGAAGTTCCTGCAAGGGAAGCGcggggctgagcagctcctgccctgcagagctggtggCCGGGGACTCCGCGGGGTCAGggcgtgctgggggggctgcggtcCCCACTGCCGCTCACCATATCATGTCCTTGGAGCGCCTCTCCTCCATCCCCGTCTCGTTCATGTAGCGGTCGATGACCAGGTTGCCGTTGGTGTCGTGGGCTGAGTTGTAGTTGGTCACCACCCGGCTGGGGATGCCCAGGCAGCGCATGACTGCGGGGAAGCGGGACAGAGTCGGCTGCGGGTCCCCGGggcgctgcccctgcccctgctcagcCCTTCTGCAGCGCCAGCCCCGGGACCCTGCAAGACGCTGCCAGTCTCAGCGAGCCACGGGCAAGACGGGTGGTGCACTGACAGTCAGTTTGATGTCGCAGtagaaaaaaggcacaaaagagGCTGGAAGTGCTTTTAAGGGAGTGCACAGCCAGGCAGCACGCAGCAGCCTCATATTTAATCTCATAGCTGCCTTTTACTGCGAGCggggcaccctggggagcagggaggcagtTATAATGTTTCAAAGGAAGGCTATAAACTTCTGTGATTCGCAGAAAATCCACTTAAGTTCTCTGCTATTTCTCTCCTCTAAAAAGAACCTCATACAcatgaaatatataaatgaacGCGCACACGCTCGTGCAACCCAGAGAGCAAGGCCAAGCGTTGTGCTCAGGGCAAAACTGCGCAAGCACGCACGTGTGTCTGTGCGCTCCTTAACAGAGGATAGCCTTGAATTTTTCTTCGCTTTTGCCACAGATTGACTGTCTTGGTGGcagtgaaattattttgatCTGAGTGGATTCATTACTTCATTGCAGACTTGACCTTAAAGCCACTTTCCTTCTCCCAAGCCGTGAATTCAGCCCCTCCCTCCTGGCTGGGCTGTCCCTGCCAGGGCACGGAGAGCTAATTGAAAAGCCAGAGAGGttctttatcattttttccctccctttcctgaCAAATTGGAATAACAGAGCTTAATTGCTGAGCATTCATTGCAGGCTGACTGCAGCCAGCCCGGGCAGCTCCCCCCGCTGCAGCACGAggccgggggcacggggctgcccccTCCCACGGGTGGGAGACGGGAGCCAGcgaaggggccgggggggatCCTGCTCTCACCGGTACACGCCACGGCAGCGAAGACCCAGCACTGGCCATACTTGACTGGCTGGCACCCAAACTTCTTCCACCGCTTCAGAAT of the Anser cygnoides isolate HZ-2024a breed goose chromosome 16, Taihu_goose_T2T_genome, whole genome shotgun sequence genome contains:
- the TGM2 gene encoding protein-glutamine gamma-glutamyltransferase 2, with the protein product MAEELELETWDLQCESNGREHRTAEMGCQQLVVRRGQPFTITLHFSGRGYEEGVDKLAFNVETGPCPIETSGTRSHFALTDFPEEGAWSAVVQQQDGAALCVSLCSPASACVGRYSLTLEASTGYQGSSFHIGDFVLLFNAWHPEDTVYLRDEDERREYVLSQQGLIYQGARDYITSTPWNFGQFEDDILAICLNLLDTNPKFLRDQNRDCSRRNDPVYIGRVVSAMVNCNDEDRGVLLGRWDDHYDDGMSPMAWIGSVDILKRWKKFGCQPVKYGQCWVFAAVACTVMRCLGIPSRVVTNYNSAHDTNGNLVIDRYMNETGMEERRSKDMIWNFHCWVESWMSRPDLAPGYDGWQALDPTPQEKSEGVYCCGPAPVKAIKEGDLQMKYDIPFIFAEVNADVVYWIVQRDGSQRKSTHSSVVGKNISTKSVGRDSREDITHNYKYPEGSEKEREVFAKAEHEKSSLSEGDEGLHVKIKLSEGANNGSDFDVFAVISNDTDTERVCRLMLCARTASYNGTVGPQCGMKDLLNLTLGPRTVQSVPLRILYEKYGPCLTQDNIIKVVALLTEYETGDVVLAMRDIYIQNPEIKIRVLGEPMQNRKLVAEITLVNPLAVPLNNCVFVVEGAGLTEGQRIKELEDPVEPQAEAKFRLDFVPRQAGLRKLMVDFESDKLTGVKGYRNVIIAPLPK